A genomic stretch from Chloroflexota bacterium includes:
- a CDS encoding sulfite exporter TauE/SafE family protein has translation MDLRGLVMSWYAVLSALNAAVVDPVRSLGDGIGIPLVSALLFGLLGATSPCQLTTNASALAYVVRGAGERRSVAGGALAYLLGKVLVYTVVGVAVILLGREAAQSSIPVVVAARKALGPLMILLGLHLLGWPPLRFTVGQGLSEWLEARAGPGTSGAFVLGVAFAFAFCPTLFLLFFGLTIPLALASPVGIVYPGAFALGTTLPLLGLAAVLSAGLGATRSYLAGARRLDAWLRPLAAAVLLLAGANDTLVYWFL, from the coding sequence GTGGACCTGCGCGGGCTGGTCATGTCCTGGTACGCCGTCCTGAGTGCGCTCAACGCCGCGGTGGTCGACCCGGTCCGCTCGCTCGGGGACGGCATCGGCATCCCGCTGGTGAGCGCGCTCCTGTTCGGGCTGCTCGGGGCGACCAGCCCCTGCCAGCTCACCACGAACGCGAGCGCGCTGGCGTATGTGGTCCGCGGGGCCGGCGAGCGGCGATCTGTCGCGGGCGGGGCGCTGGCGTACCTGCTCGGCAAGGTGCTGGTCTACACCGTCGTCGGCGTGGCGGTCATCCTGCTCGGGCGGGAAGCCGCGCAAAGCTCGATCCCGGTTGTCGTGGCGGCGCGCAAGGCGCTTGGGCCGCTGATGATCCTGCTCGGGCTGCACCTGCTCGGCTGGCCGCCACTGCGCTTCACGGTTGGCCAGGGACTCTCGGAGTGGCTCGAAGCGCGGGCCGGGCCGGGCACGAGCGGCGCATTCGTGCTCGGCGTCGCCTTCGCGTTCGCCTTCTGCCCGACGCTGTTCCTGCTGTTCTTCGGGCTGACGATCCCGCTGGCGCTGGCCTCGCCGGTCGGGATCGTCTATCCGGGCGCCTTCGCGCTCGGCACGACCCTGCCGCTCCTCGGCCTGGCGGCGGTGCTGAGCGCCGGTCTCGGCGCGACCCGAAGCTATCTGGCGGGTGCGCGGCGCCTGGATGCGTGGCTGCGGCCGCTCGCGGCGGCGGTGCTCCTGCTGGCCGGAGCGAACGACACCCTCGTCTACTGGTTCCTGTAG
- a CDS encoding methyltransferase domain-containing protein: MTRQQSPPAAATDRYIPALSYRWLTPLYDPLVSRVMPELALKRRLVEGARVEPGQRVLDVGCGTGTLVILVKERQPEAQVVGLDPDDRILRRARAKAARRGREVTFERGTATRLPYPDGSFDRVLTTLVLHHLKTDDKRRACRGMLRVLRPGGELHVADFDRPHTGLMRAISLVTRHFEEVGDNIQGLLPSMVCDAGFEEVRRTSRLATAFGTVAIYTAIKPEDRGPRALGSIEERG, from the coding sequence ATGACACGCCAGCAATCGCCACCAGCCGCCGCGACGGACCGGTACATTCCGGCGTTGAGCTATCGGTGGCTGACGCCGCTGTACGATCCGCTGGTCAGCCGCGTCATGCCGGAGCTCGCCCTGAAGCGTCGGCTCGTAGAAGGCGCCCGCGTCGAGCCCGGACAGCGCGTCCTCGACGTCGGGTGTGGGACCGGCACGCTCGTCATTCTGGTGAAGGAGCGGCAGCCCGAAGCCCAGGTGGTGGGGCTCGATCCGGACGACCGCATCCTGCGGCGCGCCCGTGCCAAGGCGGCGCGGCGCGGGCGCGAGGTCACGTTCGAGCGCGGCACGGCGACGCGGCTGCCGTACCCAGATGGGTCATTCGACCGGGTGCTGACGACGCTCGTCCTGCATCACCTGAAAACGGACGACAAGCGCCGCGCCTGCCGCGGGATGCTCCGCGTGCTCCGGCCCGGAGGCGAGCTGCACGTCGCGGACTTCGACCGCCCGCACACAGGGCTGATGCGCGCGATCTCGCTCGTCACCCGCCACTTCGAGGAGGTCGGCGACAACATCCAGGGCCTTCTCCCGTCGATGGTGTGCGATGCCGGGTTCGAGGAGGTACGGCGGACCTCGCGGCTGGCGACGGCCTTCGGCACGGTCGCCATCTACACGGCGATCAAGCCCGAGGATCGTGGTCCGCGAGCTCTCGGCTCGATAGAAGAGCGGGGGTGA